A window from Hypomesus transpacificus isolate Combined female chromosome 26, fHypTra1, whole genome shotgun sequence encodes these proteins:
- the LOC124487560 gene encoding ELAV-like protein 1 isoform X1, with product MAVRRGHIRYLKVCEVQCQSGDRQEKQQHGNKNAVNIKQEVYDNGYEDHMGDEHKDAKTNLIVNYLPQNMSQDELRSLFSSIGEVESAKLIRDKVAGNPYNRSQSHSLGYGFVNYVNPIDAERAINTLNGLRLQSKTIKVSYARPSSDTIKDANLYISGLPKTMTQKDVEDMFTRYGRIINSRVLVDQASGLSRGVAFIRFDKRAEAEDAIKDLNGQKPPGASEAITVKFAANPNQAKNSQLLSQLYHNPSRRFGGPVHHQAQRFRFSPMSVDHMGGMSNVSVPGNATAGWCIFIYNLGQDADEGILWQMFGPFGAVTNVKVIRDFNTNKCKGFGFVTMTNYEEAAMAIASLNGYRLGDKILQVSFKTSKGHK from the exons ATGGCAGTGAGACGGGGACACATCAGATACCTTAAA GTGTGTGAGGTACAGTGTCAGTcaggggacagacaggagaaaCAGCAGCATGGCAACAAAAATGCAGTTAACATAAAG CAAGAAGTCTATGACAACGGTTATGAAGACCACATGGGAGATGAACACAAAGATGCAAAAACCAACCTTATTGTGAATTACCTGCCTCAAAACATGAGCCAGGATGAGCTGCGGAGCCTGTTCAGCAGCATCGGGGAGGTGGAGTCTGCCAAACTCATCCGGGATAAAGTGGCAGGTAATCCATATAACAGAAGCCAGA gCCACAGTTTAGGTTACGGATTTGTTAACTATGTTAACCCTATTGATGCAGAAAGGGCAATCAATACCCTCAATGGGCTGAGACTACAGTCTAAAACTATCAAG GTATCATATGCCAGGCCAAGCTCCGACACTATAAAAGATGCCAATCTATACATAAGTGGCTTGCCCAAAACTATGACCCAGAAAGATGTCGAGGACATGTTCACACGCTATGGTCGAATCATCAATTCGCGTGTGTTGGTTGATCAAGCCTCAG GCCTTTCCAGAGGCGTGGCATTTATACGGTTTGATAAGAGGGCTGAAGCAGAAGATGCCATCAAGGACCTGAATGGACAGAAACCCCCAGGTGCCTCAGAGGCCATCACCGTGAAGTTTGCTGCGAACCCCAACCAAGCAAAGAACTCGCAGCTCCTTTCCCAACTCTACCACAATCCGTCCCGCCGTTTTGGGGGCCCGGTGCACCACCAGGCCCAAAGGTTCAG GTTCTCCCCCATGAGCGTTGACCACATGGGTGGCATGTCTAACGTTAGCGTGCCAGGGAACGCCACAGCCGGCTGGTGCATCTTCATCTACAACCTCGGCCAGGACGCAGACGAAGGCATTCTCTGGCAGATGTTTGGCCCTTTTGGCGCAGTCACCAATGTCAAGGTCATCCGTGACTTCAACACTAACAAATGCAAAGGCTTTGGCTTTGTTACCATGACTAACTATGAAGAGGCTGCAATGGCCATTGCAAGCCTCAATGGCTACCGTCTGGGAGACAAGATCTTGCAGGTGTCTTTTAAAACCAGCAAGGGTCATAAGTAA
- the LOC124487560 gene encoding ELAV-like protein 1 isoform X2, translating to MAVRRGHIRYLKVCEVQCQSGDRQEKQQHGNKNAVNIKQEVYDNGYEDHMGDEHKDAKTNLIVNYLPQNMSQDELRSLFSSIGEVESAKLIRDKVAGHSLGYGFVNYVNPIDAERAINTLNGLRLQSKTIKVSYARPSSDTIKDANLYISGLPKTMTQKDVEDMFTRYGRIINSRVLVDQASGLSRGVAFIRFDKRAEAEDAIKDLNGQKPPGASEAITVKFAANPNQAKNSQLLSQLYHNPSRRFGGPVHHQAQRFRFSPMSVDHMGGMSNVSVPGNATAGWCIFIYNLGQDADEGILWQMFGPFGAVTNVKVIRDFNTNKCKGFGFVTMTNYEEAAMAIASLNGYRLGDKILQVSFKTSKGHK from the exons ATGGCAGTGAGACGGGGACACATCAGATACCTTAAA GTGTGTGAGGTACAGTGTCAGTcaggggacagacaggagaaaCAGCAGCATGGCAACAAAAATGCAGTTAACATAAAG CAAGAAGTCTATGACAACGGTTATGAAGACCACATGGGAGATGAACACAAAGATGCAAAAACCAACCTTATTGTGAATTACCTGCCTCAAAACATGAGCCAGGATGAGCTGCGGAGCCTGTTCAGCAGCATCGGGGAGGTGGAGTCTGCCAAACTCATCCGGGATAAAGTGGCAG gCCACAGTTTAGGTTACGGATTTGTTAACTATGTTAACCCTATTGATGCAGAAAGGGCAATCAATACCCTCAATGGGCTGAGACTACAGTCTAAAACTATCAAG GTATCATATGCCAGGCCAAGCTCCGACACTATAAAAGATGCCAATCTATACATAAGTGGCTTGCCCAAAACTATGACCCAGAAAGATGTCGAGGACATGTTCACACGCTATGGTCGAATCATCAATTCGCGTGTGTTGGTTGATCAAGCCTCAG GCCTTTCCAGAGGCGTGGCATTTATACGGTTTGATAAGAGGGCTGAAGCAGAAGATGCCATCAAGGACCTGAATGGACAGAAACCCCCAGGTGCCTCAGAGGCCATCACCGTGAAGTTTGCTGCGAACCCCAACCAAGCAAAGAACTCGCAGCTCCTTTCCCAACTCTACCACAATCCGTCCCGCCGTTTTGGGGGCCCGGTGCACCACCAGGCCCAAAGGTTCAG GTTCTCCCCCATGAGCGTTGACCACATGGGTGGCATGTCTAACGTTAGCGTGCCAGGGAACGCCACAGCCGGCTGGTGCATCTTCATCTACAACCTCGGCCAGGACGCAGACGAAGGCATTCTCTGGCAGATGTTTGGCCCTTTTGGCGCAGTCACCAATGTCAAGGTCATCCGTGACTTCAACACTAACAAATGCAAAGGCTTTGGCTTTGTTACCATGACTAACTATGAAGAGGCTGCAATGGCCATTGCAAGCCTCAATGGCTACCGTCTGGGAGACAAGATCTTGCAGGTGTCTTTTAAAACCAGCAAGGGTCATAAGTAA
- the LOC124487560 gene encoding ELAV-like protein 1 isoform X3, which yields MSCGACSAASGRWSLPNSSGIKWQVIHITEARVSYARPSSDTIKDANLYISGLPKTMTQKDVEDMFTRYGRIINSRVLVDQASGLSRGVAFIRFDKRAEAEDAIKDLNGQKPPGASEAITVKFAANPNQAKNSQLLSQLYHNPSRRFGGPVHHQAQRFRFSPMSVDHMGGMSNVSVPGNATAGWCIFIYNLGQDADEGILWQMFGPFGAVTNVKVIRDFNTNKCKGFGFVTMTNYEEAAMAIASLNGYRLGDKILQVSFKTSKGHK from the exons ATGAGCTGCGGAGCCTGTTCAGCAGCATCGGGGAGGTGGAGTCTGCCAAACTCATCCGGGATAAAGTGGCAGGTAATCCATATAACAGAAGCCAGA GTATCATATGCCAGGCCAAGCTCCGACACTATAAAAGATGCCAATCTATACATAAGTGGCTTGCCCAAAACTATGACCCAGAAAGATGTCGAGGACATGTTCACACGCTATGGTCGAATCATCAATTCGCGTGTGTTGGTTGATCAAGCCTCAG GCCTTTCCAGAGGCGTGGCATTTATACGGTTTGATAAGAGGGCTGAAGCAGAAGATGCCATCAAGGACCTGAATGGACAGAAACCCCCAGGTGCCTCAGAGGCCATCACCGTGAAGTTTGCTGCGAACCCCAACCAAGCAAAGAACTCGCAGCTCCTTTCCCAACTCTACCACAATCCGTCCCGCCGTTTTGGGGGCCCGGTGCACCACCAGGCCCAAAGGTTCAG GTTCTCCCCCATGAGCGTTGACCACATGGGTGGCATGTCTAACGTTAGCGTGCCAGGGAACGCCACAGCCGGCTGGTGCATCTTCATCTACAACCTCGGCCAGGACGCAGACGAAGGCATTCTCTGGCAGATGTTTGGCCCTTTTGGCGCAGTCACCAATGTCAAGGTCATCCGTGACTTCAACACTAACAAATGCAAAGGCTTTGGCTTTGTTACCATGACTAACTATGAAGAGGCTGCAATGGCCATTGCAAGCCTCAATGGCTACCGTCTGGGAGACAAGATCTTGCAGGTGTCTTTTAAAACCAGCAAGGGTCATAAGTAA
- the LOC124487560 gene encoding ELAV-like protein 1 isoform X4: MSCGACSAASGRWSLPNSSGIKWQVSYARPSSDTIKDANLYISGLPKTMTQKDVEDMFTRYGRIINSRVLVDQASGLSRGVAFIRFDKRAEAEDAIKDLNGQKPPGASEAITVKFAANPNQAKNSQLLSQLYHNPSRRFGGPVHHQAQRFRFSPMSVDHMGGMSNVSVPGNATAGWCIFIYNLGQDADEGILWQMFGPFGAVTNVKVIRDFNTNKCKGFGFVTMTNYEEAAMAIASLNGYRLGDKILQVSFKTSKGHK, encoded by the exons ATGAGCTGCGGAGCCTGTTCAGCAGCATCGGGGAGGTGGAGTCTGCCAAACTCATCCGGGATAAAGTGGCAG GTATCATATGCCAGGCCAAGCTCCGACACTATAAAAGATGCCAATCTATACATAAGTGGCTTGCCCAAAACTATGACCCAGAAAGATGTCGAGGACATGTTCACACGCTATGGTCGAATCATCAATTCGCGTGTGTTGGTTGATCAAGCCTCAG GCCTTTCCAGAGGCGTGGCATTTATACGGTTTGATAAGAGGGCTGAAGCAGAAGATGCCATCAAGGACCTGAATGGACAGAAACCCCCAGGTGCCTCAGAGGCCATCACCGTGAAGTTTGCTGCGAACCCCAACCAAGCAAAGAACTCGCAGCTCCTTTCCCAACTCTACCACAATCCGTCCCGCCGTTTTGGGGGCCCGGTGCACCACCAGGCCCAAAGGTTCAG GTTCTCCCCCATGAGCGTTGACCACATGGGTGGCATGTCTAACGTTAGCGTGCCAGGGAACGCCACAGCCGGCTGGTGCATCTTCATCTACAACCTCGGCCAGGACGCAGACGAAGGCATTCTCTGGCAGATGTTTGGCCCTTTTGGCGCAGTCACCAATGTCAAGGTCATCCGTGACTTCAACACTAACAAATGCAAAGGCTTTGGCTTTGTTACCATGACTAACTATGAAGAGGCTGCAATGGCCATTGCAAGCCTCAATGGCTACCGTCTGGGAGACAAGATCTTGCAGGTGTCTTTTAAAACCAGCAAGGGTCATAAGTAA